From the Paucidesulfovibrio longus DSM 6739 genome, the window ATATGGCACACGCCCTTGAAATGCTTGAGCACGGGCATGGTCGCCTGTTCGGTCACGGCGCGAATGAGCCCTTCGCCGCCGCGCGGGATGACCACGTCTATATATTCGGAAAGCTTGAGCATCTCCTTGACGGCCTCGCGGTCCGTCGTCGGCAGCACCTGCACGGCGTCGCGCGGCAGCCCGGCCTTTTCCAGAGCCAGGTGCATCAGCGACGCCAGGGCCTGGTTGGAATGGAAGGCTTCGGACCCACCGCGCAGGATCGTGGCGTTGCCAGCCTTCAGGCAGAGAATGCCCGCGTCCACGGTGGCGTTGGGCCGCGACTCGTAGATCATGGCCACCACGCCGAGAGGAACGCGCATCTTGCCCACGAGCATTCCGTTGGGCCGTTTGCCCAGGGATTCGATCTCTCCCAGGGGATCGGGCATGGCCGCGACCTCTCGGCAGCCCTGGATCATCGCGCCGAGCACCTTCTCGGAGATGGTCAGGCGCTGGATCCGTGCGCGGTCGAGTCCGTTCTTTTCGGCTGCCGCAAGATCGCGAGCATTCTCCCGGAGCACGAACTCGCGCTCGGACTCCAGCAAATCTGCAAGGGCGCTCAGCGCCCCGGTTCGGGCGCTGCCCTCTGCCGAAGCGAGCTTGCGTGCGGCCTCTTTGGCCTTGCGCCCGATCTCGCGGACCTCATGCTTGATGCTCATGCAACCTCCAAGGAAATCTTGCAATGTTCTGCGGGAACGGATCGCCGCCCCCCGTGCACATCGCTACCGCCCGAAGCCGCTGCTGTCAACGCGGGCCGAATATTTCACGCTTTTCGTGGACATGCGATTTCCTTTTTTGTAAATTGCATCTCGCTCTCGGAGGGCTTCGCCGTTCTTCCGAGCTTTTTTTGCTCCTCACGCATGTTCTGCTTTGACCTTTTTTACAATTTTGCTTACTAACTGCTTCCGCGACTTCCAACTACACGCAATACCGGAGGCTGAAGGGACGCATGTCTGACAACATCACGCAAAAGCCGATCGAGCCGCACGAGCTGGCCGACGAAGTCACCAAGGAAGCCACGCCCATCTTCGACGCCCTGATGCGCTACAAGCACGTCATCGCCGGAGTCGCGGGAGTGGTGATCGCCGTCGCCGCCATCTACACAGGCGTGACGCTCTGGAACTCCTACACGCATTCCTCCGCCAAGGAGAAGCTGGGCAACATCCTGCTGACCACCAGCGCGCAGGAGCGCATCGACGCGCTGAAGGACTTTGTCGCGGACGCCCCCGAAGGCGTGCGCAACGGAGCCACCTTCGAGCTGGTGGGGGCGCAGATGCAGATGGGCCAGCTCGACGACGCGGTCCAGACCTGGGACCAGCTCATCGCGCGTCTCGAAAACCCTGAACTGCTGGCCCTGGCCAAGCTCGGCAAGGCCCGGACCCTGCTGCTCGCGGGCAAGGCCGAGGAAGCCCTGGCCATGGCCCAGGGGCTGCGCGCCGACACGCCGGAATCCTTTGCCGCCCCGGTGAACCGCATCGTGGCCGCGGCCGCGGAGCAGGCCGGGAACACCCAGGCCGCCCTGGAAGCCTATCAGGCGCTGCTCTCCGGCGGACAGACCGCGGACGCGGAATACCTCAAATACAAGATCAGTCGCCTTCAGGCCGCTCAATAGGCGAACTCCAACCCTGGGAGGGAATATGCCTCATCCACTCCTGGCCGCAGGGCCGGGCGAGACGCTCCTTCTTCTCGGCAACGAAGCCATCGTGCGCGGTGCCGTGGAAGCGGGCGTGAATTTC encodes:
- a CDS encoding glutamate-5-semialdehyde dehydrogenase, whose translation is MSIKHEVREIGRKAKEAARKLASAEGSARTGALSALADLLESEREFVLRENARDLAAAEKNGLDRARIQRLTISEKVLGAMIQGCREVAAMPDPLGEIESLGKRPNGMLVGKMRVPLGVVAMIYESRPNATVDAGILCLKAGNATILRGGSEAFHSNQALASLMHLALEKAGLPRDAVQVLPTTDREAVKEMLKLSEYIDVVIPRGGEGLIRAVTEQATMPVLKHFKGVCHIFADDSCDLDRAVEIIHNAKTQYPSGCNALECLLVHERVAPGLLPRVAERLGRDRVVFRACERSLPLLGDKYAEPATDEDWGKEYLDLALAVKVVADMDEALEHIARYGSNHTEAILTNDHARSMRFLREADASLVVVNATTRFNDGAQLGLGAEIGISTSKLHAYGPMGVKELTSTKFVLLGEGQIRQ
- a CDS encoding tetratricopeptide repeat protein, with the translated sequence MSDNITQKPIEPHELADEVTKEATPIFDALMRYKHVIAGVAGVVIAVAAIYTGVTLWNSYTHSSAKEKLGNILLTTSAQERIDALKDFVADAPEGVRNGATFELVGAQMQMGQLDDAVQTWDQLIARLENPELLALAKLGKARTLLLAGKAEEALAMAQGLRADTPESFAAPVNRIVAAAAEQAGNTQAALEAYQALLSGGQTADAEYLKYKISRLQAAQ